In Triticum dicoccoides isolate Atlit2015 ecotype Zavitan unplaced genomic scaffold, WEW_v2.0 scaffold179309, whole genome shotgun sequence, a single genomic region encodes these proteins:
- the LOC119344681 gene encoding cytosolic sulfotransferase 8-like gives MDAQGRIVGPVPFKDVIQKEEDEHPPEEYADIISTLPGITTGFGQLLCYQGVWLRPWMVPGVISVQQCLVSRPDDVLLASPPKCGTTWLKALSLATMARATYSPTSADHPLLRLNPHDCVPHLEALFGAGQEAKLEALPSRRLMHTHMHHSLLPPSLADCKIVYICREPKDMLVSMWHFIMAAGGDAFPFSDLFEFACEGKNPHGPIWDHVLGYSRASKASPDRVLFLRYEEMLLDPVSSVRELALFLGVPFTAAEEAAGSPMDICNLCSIDTMKNLEANNTGVAGQFVEVPHQSFFRKGGVGDWANHMTPEMVRRIDAIVEDKLRGSGLSFTR, from the exons atGGATGCTCAAGGAAGGATCGTCGGCCCCGTACCGTTCAAGGACGTCATCCAGAAAGAGGAGGATGAACACCCGCCGGAAGAGTACGCGGACATCATCTCCACCTTGCCGGGCATCACCACCGGCTTTGGGCAGTTGCTGTGCTACCAGGGTGTCTGGCTGCGCCCGTGGATGGTCCCTGGGGTGATCTCTGTCCAGCAGTGTCTCGTGTCGCGCCCCGACGACGTGCTCCTAGCGAGCCCGCCCAAGTGCGGCACCACCTGGCTCAAGGCTCTGTCCTTGGCCACCATGGCACGGGCCACCTACTCGCCGACCAGCGCCGATCACCCACTCCTCCGCCTCAACCCGCACGACTGCGTCCCCCACCTTGAGGCCCTCTTCGGTGCCGGCCAGGAAGCCAAGCTGGAGGCGCTGCCGTCCCGTAGGCTGATGCACACGCACATGCACCACTCCCTgctgccaccctccttggccgactGCAAAATCGTCTACATCTGCAG GGAGCCCAAGGATATGCTGGTTTCCATGTGGCACTTCATCATGGCCGCAGGAGGCGACGCCTTCCCCTTCTCCGACCTCTTCGAGTTTGCATGCGAGGGTAAAAACCCCCACGGCCCCATTTGGGATCACGTTCTCGGCTACTCGCGCGCCAGCAAAGCAAGTCCGGACAGGGTCCTCTTCCTAAGGTACGAGGAGATGCTGCTTGACCCTGTCAGCAGTGTCCGGGAGCTCGCCTTGTTCCTCGGTGTGCCCTTcacggcggcggaggaggcggcgggctcGCCCATGGACATTTGCAACCTGTGCAGCATCGACACGATGAAAAACCTGGAGGCGAACAACACTGGAGTGGCTGGGCAGTTCGTGGAGGTCCCGCATCAATCCTTCTTCAGGAAAGGGGGCGTGGGGGACTGGGCCAACCATATGACGCCGGAGATGGTCCGCCGCATCGACGCCATCGTCGAGGACAAGCTCCGAGGATCGGGACTCAGCTTCACGCGCTGA